DNA from Polaribacter sp. NJDZ03:
GCATTAGATTTAATTTTTTCTTTAAAAGAACCAGTAATACTTATATCTCCAGTAAATGTTAAAATCATAAATTATTTATATGCATTTCTGTTTACACTTTCAGTCTTAGAAATTTTAAAAAAGTAAATAAGAATAAAGATATTAAAAAAGACACCAACAGCTGAAAATAAAATTAATGATATTAAAATATCATTATAAAAATAATATCCAGCATAAAAGGCTAGAAAGCGAAAAGTTAAAAGGCATATGTCGTAAAAAAGTATAACTTTTTGTTTGTTTAAAATTACTATTAAAGAAGTTATAGGTGAACTTAAAAACATAATATATAACCATGGAATTAAAATTCTTAAATACGTGCCAACATCTGTCCATTCGCTTCCAAATATAAAATCTAAAAAGTAAGAAATAATGAATAATGGAATAAAGATTAATAAAGAAATTTTCAATAAATTAAAGCACGTTTTCTTTACTATATTTTGCAAATTTTCTTTTTTATTATAAACTTCAGTAGCTTTATTAAAGAATACTTGGCTTACAGAATCCTGTACTATTCCACTTGGAGCTCTTCCTACTTTAATAGCTAAACCATAAATACCTGCGGTTGAAAGTCCAAAATACTTGGTAATTAACAATACAGGTATTTCGTTAGAGAGTGTGTTTAAAAAAGTAATAAGTGTATTTAAAAGTGGTATATCCTTGTATTTTTTTATTAATATGAGCATTCTAGAATAAGAAATTTCATTTTTTAATTTATAAATAGAGGCTGTAGATTTTTTAAGGAGAAATATAAATTGTGCTATTTGTCCCAATAACATTCCTGGAATTAACCCCAAATAATTAGCAGCACTAAAGCCTGTTGTTATCTGGCCAACGCTCATTACTGCAGATTTAGTAATAGTACCATTAGCAATATTATTAAATTTTTTATTTCTATTATTCCAGTAATTTAAAGAGGTTATAAAGCCCAAGAAAAGTGTACTAAAAGGAATAAAATAAATAAGAAAAGATAATTTTTTTATTTCAAAAAATGATAATATTGATCTTTTAAAAATTAATATGATGATAAATGTTAATAGGCTTAGAACTAGCGTTGCAAATATGGTTAAAGCAAATGTATTAATAGCATCTTCATCTTTCTGTGGTAAAATGATTGCTAATTCTAATTGTAACGTAATGATTGGTTTTAAAACTAATACAGAAGAAGTGAATAATATATAAATACCAAATAATTCAGGCGAAAAAAGTCTGGTAAGTAATAAAATAGAAGTATAAACAATTATTTGACCTAAAGCAGCTCCTGTTATTAATGTAAATACATTTTTAACAAACTCTTTTTTTAGAAAAGAAAATAGTTGCATATTACTTACTTAAAATAATGTATTCAAATATAATGTAAATGACACAGATACAACATGTCTTTTTTGATTTAGATCACACTTTATGGGATTTCGAAAAAAATTCTGATTTAGCCTTTCAGAAGGTTTTTACTAAACATAGTATTACTTTAAATATAGAAACTTTTTTAACTGTTTACAAACCTTTAAATTTTAATTATTGGAAATTGTTTAGAGAAGAGAAGGTTACTAAAGACAAGTTAAGATACGGTAGATTAAAAGATAGTTTTGATGCTTTAAATTATACGATTTCAGATGCTATTATTGATGAGATGGCAGTTGACTATTTAGATTTTCTGCCAGATTTTAATTATTTATTTGATGGAACTTTTGAACTTTTAGATTACTTAAAAGATAAATATAAATTGCACATCATTACCAATGGTTTTGAAGAAGTGCAAAATAAGAAGATGATGAGTTCTAATATTTATCATTATTTTGATAAAATTATTACTTCAGAATCTGTGGGTGTTAAAAAGCCAAACCCTAAAGTATTTACGTACGCTTTAGATATCGCAAAAGCAAATAAAGACAATTCTATTATGATTGGTGATAGTTTAGAGGCAGATATAGAAGGAGCAATAAATGTTGGTATGCAGGCTATTTATTGTAATTTTGAAAATAATACTTCAGTAAAAGGAGATTTTTTTTCTGTTAATTCCCTTTTAGAAATAAAGCAATATTTGTAACTTATAAAGCGTTTTATATTTAAATAAAGAAAAGTTAATTTATATAGAAATCTATATAGTATCGTACAATTTTGCGATATTGCATTAACAAATAATAATACTGTAAAATTAGAAATCCAATAAATATTCAATTAAAATGATTAAAAAAATAACATTTA
Protein-coding regions in this window:
- a CDS encoding lipopolysaccharide biosynthesis protein; this translates as MQLFSFLKKEFVKNVFTLITGAALGQIIVYTSILLLTRLFSPELFGIYILFTSSVLVLKPIITLQLELAIILPQKDEDAINTFALTIFATLVLSLLTFIIILIFKRSILSFFEIKKLSFLIYFIPFSTLFLGFITSLNYWNNRNKKFNNIANGTITKSAVMSVGQITTGFSAANYLGLIPGMLLGQIAQFIFLLKKSTASIYKLKNEISYSRMLILIKKYKDIPLLNTLITFLNTLSNEIPVLLITKYFGLSTAGIYGLAIKVGRAPSGIVQDSVSQVFFNKATEVYNKKENLQNIVKKTCFNLLKISLLIFIPLFIISYFLDFIFGSEWTDVGTYLRILIPWLYIMFLSSPITSLIVILNKQKVILFYDICLLTFRFLAFYAGYYFYNDILISLILFSAVGVFFNIFILIYFFKISKTESVNRNAYK
- a CDS encoding YjjG family noncanonical pyrimidine nucleotidase, with the translated sequence MTQIQHVFFDLDHTLWDFEKNSDLAFQKVFTKHSITLNIETFLTVYKPLNFNYWKLFREEKVTKDKLRYGRLKDSFDALNYTISDAIIDEMAVDYLDFLPDFNYLFDGTFELLDYLKDKYKLHIITNGFEEVQNKKMMSSNIYHYFDKIITSESVGVKKPNPKVFTYALDIAKANKDNSIMIGDSLEADIEGAINVGMQAIYCNFENNTSVKGDFFSVNSLLEIKQYL